The sequence AGTCCCCGGCGCCGCACGCGCCCGAGTCGCACACGGTGTCGAACAGGCGGTGCACGTTGAACGCGGCGATGCGCAGGTGCTCCTCGTCCCCCGCGGGGGCTCCGCAGTCACCGGTGGTGCACGCCTGCTCCGTGCCCGGGGAGTCGCGGTCCTGGCAGCCGGGCAGGGCGAGGGCGAGCCCCATCCACGCGGCCGCACGGCGGAGGGTGGAGCGGAACGCACGGGGCCTGCCAGCGAGGAGGAGGGACATGGGGGCGGCGAGCCTATCATCGCCGCGCCGTGGCACCCGGCTTCGCCATGTCCGGCGCGGCGCGGAGACGTTAGGTTCCGGGGAGGGCCCTGGCCCGCGGGCGCGTTGCGTCCGCGAGGGCATTGCGGCATGAGGAGAGGGAAGGCCTCGGTCGCCTGCCTGCGCGGTGGGCGCTCGGGCGTCGAGGGATGACGCGAAACGTCGCGACCCGGGAGAACGTGGACATGCTGGTGGAGATTCTCATCGGTGCGGCGGTGATGACCCTCGTCACGGTGCTCTTCACGGGGCCGGGCATGTGGAGCTCGTCGTGGGGCTTCAAGAAGCGCGAGGGCCAGCAGCACTCGCCGCCTCCTTCGAACGACGACGAGGGCAAGAAGTAACGGAGGCGGCGGCCTTCGGGCCTTGAGGCGTGGCGCGGGCGCTCGTTATGGTGGCGCCCCCTCGCTGTCCACCCCGGATTCGGCTCCGGGCCTCACCACGGTGCCACCGGAATGAAGGTCATCTCCCTGTTGATGCGGGCGTCGCGTGGGCACTTCGTGCTCGCGGTGGTGCTCGGTGTTGTCTCTGGAGCCAGCAGCGCCCGGCTCATCGCGCTCATCAACAAGGTGCTCACCGACGAGGGCCCGTTGCAGCGCGCCACGGTGCTCACCTTCGTGGGCTTCGGGCTCGTGGCGATGGTGGCGCGCACCTTCACGCAGATGCTGCTGGTCCGGCTGAACAGCGGGACGCTCTACGAGCTGCGCATGCGGCTCAGCCGGCGCATCCTCTCCGCCCCGCTGCGGAGCCTGGAGCAGGTGGGCAATCCCCGGCTGCTGTCCTCGCTCCAGGAGGACGCCATCGTCGTCAGCCAGGGGCTGGTGCAGCTGCCCTCCCTCGTCATCGACTCGGCGACGATTCTCGGCTGCCTGCTCTACCTCGCGTGGCTGTCCGTATACGTCTTCCTGGGCATGGTGGGCGTGCTGGTGCTGGGAATCACCGCGTACATGCTGCTCCAGCGTCGGGCGCGCGCGCTGCTGTTCAGCGCGAGGCAGAAGGTCAACGCGCTCTTCGGACACTTCGGAGCGCTCACGGGCGGCATCAAGGAATTGAAGCTCCACCGCCGCCGGCGCATGGCCTTCCTGGACGAGGCGCTGGAGCCCACCGCGGCCAGCATCCGCACGCTCTTCACGCGCAGCGCGGACATCGGCGCGCTCAGCCAGGCCTGGGGCTTCCTGCTGATATTCTCGCTCATCGGCCTGCTGCTGTTCGCCTTCCCCGCCTTTGTCGGCGTGGATAGGCGCACACTCGTCGGCTACACGCTGGTGGTGCTGTACCTCCAGCAGCCGCTGGACAGCGTGATGAACCTCTTCCACATGCTGCTGCGCGTGGGCGTGGCGGCGCGGAACATGGAGGAACTGGGGCTGTCGATTACGCAGCAGGGCGCGGAGGAGTCCACCGCCGAGGTCGAAGAGCCGCGCTCCTTCCAGCGCCTGGAGTTGGTGGGCGTCACGCACGCGTACCACCGGGAGAACGAGGACAGCCGCTTCACGCTGGGCCCCATCTCCCTGTCGCTGGAGCCCGGCGAGTGCCTCTTCCTGGTGGGCGGCAACGGCAGCGGCAAGACAACGCTGGCCAAGCTGCTCACGGGCCTCTACCGGCCGGAGTCGGGCGAGCTTCGCCTGGACGGACAGGTCGTCACCGACGCCGAGCGCAACCGGTACCGGCAGCACTTCACGACGGTGTTCTCGGACTTCCACCTCTTCGAGCAGCTGCTCGGGCTCGCCTCTCCGGCGCAGCTGGCACGGGCCAGCGAGCTGCTGCGCCGCCTGCAGCTGGACCGCAAGGTGCGAATCGAGAACGGCAGGCTCTCGACCACGGAGCTGTCGTTGGGACAGCGCAAGCGCCTGGCGCTGCTGACGGCGTACCTGGAGGACCGCCCCATCTACGTCTTCGACGAGTGGGCGGCCGACCAGGACCCGACCTTCAAGGACGTCTTCTACAAGGAGCTGCTGCCCGAGCTGAAGGCGACGGGAAAGGCGCTGGTGGTCATCTCCCACGATGACCGGTACTTCTCGCTGGCGGACCGCGTGGTGCGCCTGGAGTCCGGCCTCGTGGTGGAGACCACCAGCCCCGCGCTGCTCAGGTCTGGAACAGCTGGATGAGGTTGCCGCAGGTGTCCTCGAACACCACGAGGGTGACGGGGCCCTGTTGGGTGGGCTTGCCGCGGAACACCACGCCGCGCTGAGCGAGCTTCTCGTATTCCTTGTGGATGTCCGAGGACTGGAAGGCCGTGGCGGGGATGCCGTCGTCGAAGAGGGCCTTCTGGTAGACCTTCGCCGCCGGGTGGGCATTGGGCTCGAGCACGAGCTGGAAGTCCGGTGAGCCCTCGGGGGAGACCACCGTCAGCCACCGGAACTCCCCGATGGGGATGTCCACGTGTTTCACGAAGCCGAGGACCTCTGTGTAGAACTTCAGGGCCTTGGCCTGGTCATCCACCAGCAGACTGCTCAACGCGACCTTCATCCTCACCTCGGGTGACTGCGTGGGGAATCCTCAACCGACTGGTTGAAGATAGGCGCGGTGCTCGCGATGGTCAACCGAATGGTTTTCCATGCGCGGAGCGGTGTGGCGCTAATCCACGAGGAGGCGTTTCACGGGAGCGGGGTCCACGGCCACCATCAGCGGACGGGTGAAGTTGCTGAAGGACACCAGGGCCTGGCCTGGAGCGAGCCGTGAGACGCGGTTCCACAGGCTCTCGTCGATGCTGCCCACGGTGCGTTGCATGCGCGAGATGACGGAGCTGTCGGTGATTTTGTGGATGATGAAGTTGTTGAGCAGGCCGAGCACCTCGTTGGGGAGGTGCTGCGGGAGCTGCGTCACGAACACGAGCCCGAGCCACCGCTTGCGGCCGCGCTTGGCGATGCGGGCCACCTGCTCGAAGAGGACGGGCATCTGGGAGATGCGGTTGGCGGAGAGGAACTCGTGCGCCTCCTCGATGATGATGAGTACCGGAGTGACGGCCTGCTCGTTGTCATTCGCCTTCTGGTAGCGCGCTTCCTGCGTCTCCTGCAGCCCGCGGAGGATGTCGGCGATAACCATGTTGTTGAGCTGGGGCGAATCCGTGTCGGACAGGTCGATGACGGAGACGCGCCCGGGCGCGAGCATGGAGCTGTAGGCCACGCCGGGCACCCGCCCCACGTCGAAGATGTTGAGACGGCGCAGCCGGTGGAGCTTGCTGGCCAGGGCCTTCCAGCTCACCTCCAGCCGGCTGCTCTGCTGCATCACCCGCCCCATCACCATGCCGGGGTTGCTCTTGAACTCGCTGTAGAGCACGGGACCCTTCGGAGGCAGTTCGGGGGCTTGCGGCTCGTCGGGGTCCAGCCCTTCGAGGATGGAGCTCTGCTGCCGGCTCCGCGAGCGCGGGCGGCTCCGGGTCTCAGACCTGCCCTCGTCACTGAGGCTGTAGATGTAGGCATTCACCACGTCCAGCACGTGCTGGATGGTCATCCGGGGATAGCCGGTGGTGAGCTCGTCCACGTCGAGCGCCTGCTGCGCCTCCTCCGGCGTCTTCGGGAAGATGTTGAAGTCTTCCAGCAGCAGCTTGGTGACGTCGTACGCCTTGAGGAACCGCTCCTGCTGCGCGTCCGACATGTCCAGGATTTCGGCCAGCGCGTAGGGCGAGAGGCTGGAGAAGTTGAGCGCGAAGGGGTGCAGGTTCCGGTGACGCGGGTTGCGGCTGGCGCGTCCGGTGAGATGGTGGATGTGCAAGTCCCTCACGCCCTGCGGCCGCTGCCCGCGGCGCTTGAGCGCTTCGAGCATGGCCGCGTGGTCCGTGGGCTGGTCCACGTGCGTGTACTCGCCCTCCACGTCGAAGACGATGGTGGCGATGCCCGCAGCCTGGGCACGGTGGATGAGGGTGGCGACGGTGGTGGACTTGCCGCCGCCCGTCGTTCCGATGATGCCGGTGTGGCGGGGGAGGATGGCCTTGTCCCGGGCGTTGAGGCGGGCCTCCATGTTCTCGTAGCCCACGACGACACCGAGGCTCAGGTCCCCACCCACGCCGAGCACGCGGCGGCTCTCCTCTTCATCCAGCACGAAGACGGGGCTCTGCGGCTGCGGCCGGAAGCGGGGAGGCTTCAACGTCCCCTCGACCTCCTCGCCCAGGAGCTCCACCTCCGCGCGGCCGTGGTAGTCGAACGTGTACGAGAGCTTCTTGCCCTGCGTCACCACGCCAACGGCCATCGTGGAGTTGGCGGGAACGGCGTTGGGCTCCGCGAACGGACCGCGCACCACGACGCCGAGGTACGCGCGGCCGTCCTCGCGAGACTTCACCCGCACCAGCGTCTGCGAAGCGAGCAGGTGCAAATCATCTCGCGTCATCAGGACGGTGATGAGGTTGTCCTGGCTGGAGGTGGTGTCGAAGTGGGTGAAGCCCACTGCCTTCTCCAAATCGGGGCCGAGCTGGCGTGACACCTTCACCTCGTTCCGCAGCGCGTCCATGGCGGCCTGCGCCTGGGGCGGGTTGGGGCGGACGACGTCCTCGCGGCCGCTGGGAGCCACCAGGGGCGGCGACGTCTTCGCGCCGTTGGACTGGGGCGCACCCGCGGGGCGCGAGTCATCCCCGAGCGGAGGCGTCTCCGCCTGCGGAGGCTGCGCGAGCCTGTTGCCGACCGTGGGCGCCGCCGGGCGCTGCGCGTCCCCGCGCGAGCCATTCACCACGTGGAACGGATGCGTCCTGTTGCCGTTCAGCCCGTTCGTCCCTGGCGGCCTCGGTCCCTTGTCATCTCCGGCCATCTTTCACCCTCCCCGGTTAGCGGCGCGGCCCGCGCTCGCTGAAGTATTGGAAGTTCGCGCCCGCGTGGGCGTAGGCGTCCTGGATGAGGCCCTGGAAGCCGTCCTCTCCGAAGGCGGCGCGGCAGGACATGTCCGCGACGTCGAGGAGCATGGGAAAGCCCCGCTCCTGTCGAAGCACGCTGTCAGCCATGGCCACGCGGACCGCCTCGTGGACGAGCTCGCGGTGCGCGTAGAACATGCGGGGAAGGGAGTGGTCCGACACGCGGAACAGCCCCTTCACGACCTGGGGGCAGGACTTCCTGACGAAGTCCCGCGCGAGGGCCTTGCTCCGGTCTCCATACTGCCAGCCGTCGACGACGTGCTTCCCGTCGTTCTCCAGCGTCTCCAGCAGGACGAACTCGCCCGCGTCGAGCGCGAGGCCCATGGTGAGGAAGCCCCGGTCCTGCAGCGTGTTGGAGACGAAGACGAACTTCTTGTGCTCGTTGATGATTTTGTTGAGCACGTCGATGGATTTCTCCAGGAGGCTCATGTAGCCGGAGCCGGTGAGCAGCTCATGGGAGCAGGGGTTGTTCATGCCCATGCGCCACTCGGCCGAGGACTTGTTCAGCAGCGCGGCCCGCTCGCCGTAGGCGCGGATGCCACGGCGGGCCAGGCGGGACTGTGAGTCATGCCGGTCCTTGAAGCGGTTCTGCCGCATGTCGATGTAGTCCATCGCCTCTTTCAGGCCGTCTCCGCTGCGCTGGGCCACCTCCTTGCGGTAGAGGCGCTGTGAGAAGGCACCGGACGTGCCGCCGTAGCCGACGACGGCCACCCCAATCTGGGAGATGCCGATGGGGATGCTGTCGTGAGACACGGACGAGCTGGCCACGGCGTCGACGCGGCCCTGGAAGAGCAGCCGCTCGTGGACGAGGTTCAGCTCCTCGGGAGTGACGTGATAGACGCCGGCCTCGGGGAAGGTACGGCTGCGCCCCGGGAGCCGAGGAAACAGCTCACTGCGGACGAGCCCCCGCAGCCGGTCCTCCTTCGTCACCGCGCTGGCAATCTCCCGGCGGAAGCGCGCCATCACCCGGTCCAGGTCGAGTCCCGTGGACCACCGGTTGAGATCGAGCGTCTCGGCCAGCTTCTCGCCGAAGGCCACTTCGTACTCGTCGTCTCCGAACAGCTCCTCTTCGCCGTCGTCCGGCGGAACGCCTCCCGACATGGTCACCCTCCGTCGAATCCAAAAAAGTCCTGACTGGAGAAACGCGGCTTGCGCAGGCGGCGGCGCAGCGAAGCGACGTAGGCCCTGGCCACGTGAACCGGCAGGCCGAAACGGAGCAGCACGCGCTCGGCGGCCGCCGTCTCGGACGCGCCTTCGAGCAGCGGACGCGCGAGCGCCGCCGGAGCCAGCAACTCCAGCGCGAGCTGGTCCGCGCGCCGCTCCGACTCGACCACGGCGCCGTGGGTGTAGTGGCCGGACTCGCTGCGGCGGATGAGGTTCGAGGGCTTCAGCGACACACGCTCGAAGAGCGCGGTCATCGACTCCTCGGGAGTCGGCCCACGCTTCCCGTCGAGCACCTCGAGGATGGACTGCCCGAACACCTCCATGGCCCGGCGGCGCGGAAGCAAGTGGTCGAGCACGAAGTGTGAGGC comes from Pyxidicoccus parkwaysis and encodes:
- a CDS encoding VOC family protein, with the translated sequence MKVALSSLLVDDQAKALKFYTEVLGFVKHVDIPIGEFRWLTVVSPEGSPDFQLVLEPNAHPAAKVYQKALFDDGIPATAFQSSDIHKEYEKLAQRGVVFRGKPTQQGPVTLVVFEDTCGNLIQLFQT
- a CDS encoding cyclic peptide export ABC transporter, encoding MKVISLLMRASRGHFVLAVVLGVVSGASSARLIALINKVLTDEGPLQRATVLTFVGFGLVAMVARTFTQMLLVRLNSGTLYELRMRLSRRILSAPLRSLEQVGNPRLLSSLQEDAIVVSQGLVQLPSLVIDSATILGCLLYLAWLSVYVFLGMVGVLVLGITAYMLLQRRARALLFSARQKVNALFGHFGALTGGIKELKLHRRRRMAFLDEALEPTAASIRTLFTRSADIGALSQAWGFLLIFSLIGLLLFAFPAFVGVDRRTLVGYTLVVLYLQQPLDSVMNLFHMLLRVGVAARNMEELGLSITQQGAEESTAEVEEPRSFQRLELVGVTHAYHRENEDSRFTLGPISLSLEPGECLFLVGGNGSGKTTLAKLLTGLYRPESGELRLDGQVVTDAERNRYRQHFTTVFSDFHLFEQLLGLASPAQLARASELLRRLQLDRKVRIENGRLSTTELSLGQRKRLALLTAYLEDRPIYVFDEWAADQDPTFKDVFYKELLPELKATGKALVVISHDDRYFSLADRVVRLESGLVVETTSPALLRSGTAG
- a CDS encoding ImmA/IrrE family metallo-endopeptidase codes for the protein MTAPWLEEAVSVFGSREPPSFPRKIAEDILLRLRITIVPQPHPTPDSMSQWLVQRKYPCQASAFPETVHGCMVWIGKVGILFHDSAEDPAEQRFTLAHEASHFVLDHLLPRRRAMEVFGQSILEVLDGKRGPTPEESMTALFERVSLKPSNLIRRSESGHYTHGAVVESERRADQLALELLAPAALARPLLEGASETAAAERVLLRFGLPVHVARAYVASLRRRLRKPRFSSQDFFGFDGG
- a CDS encoding ATP-binding protein, which translates into the protein MDALRNEVKVSRQLGPDLEKAVGFTHFDTTSSQDNLITVLMTRDDLHLLASQTLVRVKSREDGRAYLGVVVRGPFAEPNAVPANSTMAVGVVTQGKKLSYTFDYHGRAEVELLGEEVEGTLKPPRFRPQPQSPVFVLDEEESRRVLGVGGDLSLGVVVGYENMEARLNARDKAILPRHTGIIGTTGGGKSTTVATLIHRAQAAGIATIVFDVEGEYTHVDQPTDHAAMLEALKRRGQRPQGVRDLHIHHLTGRASRNPRHRNLHPFALNFSSLSPYALAEILDMSDAQQERFLKAYDVTKLLLEDFNIFPKTPEEAQQALDVDELTTGYPRMTIQHVLDVVNAYIYSLSDEGRSETRSRPRSRSRQQSSILEGLDPDEPQAPELPPKGPVLYSEFKSNPGMVMGRVMQQSSRLEVSWKALASKLHRLRRLNIFDVGRVPGVAYSSMLAPGRVSVIDLSDTDSPQLNNMVIADILRGLQETQEARYQKANDNEQAVTPVLIIIEEAHEFLSANRISQMPVLFEQVARIAKRGRKRWLGLVFVTQLPQHLPNEVLGLLNNFIIHKITDSSVISRMQRTVGSIDESLWNRVSRLAPGQALVSFSNFTRPLMVAVDPAPVKRLLVD